In Anser cygnoides isolate HZ-2024a breed goose chromosome 16, Taihu_goose_T2T_genome, whole genome shotgun sequence, one genomic interval encodes:
- the L3MBTL1 gene encoding lethal(3)malignant brain tumor-like protein 1 isoform X2 — protein sequence MDSRAEMEVVRSTKGNAAGEVSVHVVTTESTVQSTHLPATAFIIPANATTINLPASTLEIQRFPREPQRSTGAERTERGAGSEPVTATVIPQISGVQTCNTVRVLEWKDGVATLPGSNLRFRINEYGTLKVVSADKMPPSEAIKEGHAEKDGDSEVAPTSRDNPTPAQDVSEQPKLPTPESMCHCDTCGRRHVSDGAREGRGFCSEHCHQQFIERSVIVENSASSTNTTEILKPVKKRKRKDYQSPSEEEYESEQMEEKQEERKNSVGDSAISNPEADTWNGSQHGASEEKKEGWSWASYLEEQKAVAAPLDLFQDYQVASQHKNGFKVGMKLEGIDPQHPSMYFILTVAEVCGYRMRLHFDGYSECHDFWLNADSPDIHPAGWFEETGHKLQPPKGYKEEEFSWTNYLKITKAQAAPKQLFVIRNTHEAPPGFEVGMKLEAVDRMNPSLICVATVTDVVDNRFLVHFDNWDDTYDYWCDPSSPYIHPVGWCQEHGKPLTPPQDYPDPDNFIWEKYLKETGASAVPAWAFKVRPPHGFLVNMKLEAVDRRTPSFIRVASVEDVEDHRIKIHFDGWSHVYDFWIDADHPDIHPIGWCSKTGHPLQPPLRPKEPASSSHGGCPTLGCKNMPHTKSSKYSFHHRKCPTPGCDGSGHVTGRFTAHYCLSGCPLAEKNQGRLKADLSDTEASARKRNLMGFPQRKKSRHHGRGRPPKYRKIQQEDFQTISSDSMHQSLFMSALSAHPDRSLSLCWEQHCKLLPGVAGITATTVAKWTIDEVFSFVQTLTGCEDQAKLFKDEMIDGEAFLLLTQADIVKIMSVKLGPALKIYNAILMFKNADDTLK from the exons AtggacagcagagcagagatggAGGTTGTGAGAAGCACAAAGGGGAATGCTGCTGGGGAGGTCAGTGTCCATGTGGTCACCACTGAGAGCACTGTGCAGAGCACTCACCTGCCAGCGACTGCCTTCATCATACCAG cAAATGCCACTACCATCAACCTTCCTGCAAGCACCTTAGAAATCCAGCGATTCCCGAGGGAGCCACAGAGAAGCACAGGGGCTGAGAGGACagagaggggagcagggagtGAACCTGTCACAGCTACTGTCATCCCCCAGATCAGCGGGGTGCAGACCTGCAACACAGTCCGTGTGCTGGAGTGGAAGGATGGGGTGGCTACTTTGCCTGGAAGTAACCTGCGG TTTCGAATAAATGAGTATGGGACACTGAAGGTGGTGAGTGCTGATAAGATGCCTCCATCGGAAGCTATAAAGGAGGGCCACGCAGAGAAAGATGGGGACTCAGAGGTGGCACCAACTAGCAGGGACAATCCTACTCCTGCTCAGG ATGTGTCAGAACAGCCCAAGCTGCCAACACCAGAAAGCATGTGCCACTGTGACACATGTGGCCGGAGACATGTGTCAGATGGAGCCCGGGAAGGCAGGGGCTTCTGCAGCGAGCACTGTCACCAGCAGTTCATAGAAAG GTCTGTCATTGTGGAAaactctgccagcagcaccaaCACCACTGAAATCCTCAAGCctgttaagaaaagaaagaggaaggactACCAGAGCCCTTCAGAGGAAGAATATGAATCTGAGCAAATG gaggaaaagcaggaagagaggaagaactCTGTGGGAGACTCTGCCATCAGTAATCCGGAGGCTGACACATGGAATGGGAGCCAGCACG GTGCCAGcgaggagaagaaagaaggctGGTCTTGGGCGTCGTACCTGGAGGAGCAGAAAGCTGTCGCTGCCCCTTTAGATCTCTTCCAGGAT tACCAAGTAGCTTCCCAGCACAAGAATGGCTTTAAAGTGGGGATGAAGCTGGAGGGAATCGACCCACAACACCCATCCATGTACTTTATCCTGACAGTGGCTGAG GTGTGTGGTTACCGGATGCGCCTCCACTTTGATGGCTACTCTGAGTGTCATGATTTCTGGCTGAACGCTGACTCCCCTGACATCCACCCTGCGGGCTGGTTTGAGGAGACAGGACATAAACTCCAGCCTCCAAAAG GTTATAAGGAGGAAGAATTCAGCTGGACAAACTACCTGAAGATAACAAAGGCTCAAGCAGCTCCTAAGCAACTCTTCGTGATCCGAAATACT caCGAGGCTCCTCCAGGCTTTGAGGTGGGCATGAAGCTTGAGGCTGTGGACCGCATGAACCCTTCCCTGATCTGTGTTGCCACAGTGACTGACGTGGTGGACAATCGCTTTTTGGTGCACTTTGACAACTGGGATGATACTTACGACTACTG GTGTGACCCCAGCAGTCCATACATCCACCCGGTCGGATGGTGTCAGGAGCATGGCAAACCCCTCACACCTCCTCAAG ATTATCCTGACCCTGACAACTTCATCTGGGAAAAGTACTTAAAAGAAACTGGAGCATCTGCTGTTCCAGCTTGGGCCTTTAAAGTG CGCCCACCCCATGGCTTCCTGGTCAACATGAAGCTGGAGGCAGTGGACAGAAGAACTCCTTCCTTCATCCGAGTGGCTAGTGTGGAGGATGTGGAAGATCATAGGATAAAG ATCCATTTTGACGGCTGGAGCCATGTGTATGATTTCTGGATTGATGCAGATCATCCGGACATCCACCCCATAGGCTGGTGCTCAAAAACTGGGCACCCACTGCAGCCTCCTCTTA GGCCAAAGGAAccagcctcctcttcccatGGGGGCTGCCCAACCCTGGGCTGCAAGAACATGCCTCACACCAAGAGCTCCAAATACAGCTTTCACCACAG GAAGTGCCCCACACCAGGCTGTGATGGGTCAGGACATGTGACTGGGAGATTCACAGCCCACTACTGCCTCTCAGGGTGCCCGCTGGCAGAGAAGAACCAGGGCAGACTCAAGGCAGACTTGTCCGACACTGAGGCCTCAGCTCGCAAGAGGAACCTGATGGGCTTCCCTCAGCGGAAGAAATCCAGGCACCACGGGAG AGGGCGACCTCCAAAGTACCGGAAGATCCAGCAGGAAGACTTCCAAA CTATTTCTTCAGACAGTATGCACCAGTCGCTCTTCATGTCTGCCCTGTCTGCCCATCCTGACCGCTCTCTGTCACTCTGCTGGGAACAGCATTGCAAACTCCTGCCAGGGGTGGCTGGCATCACAGCAACCACAGTGGCCAAGTGGACCATCGATGAG GTTTTTAGCTTTGTTCAGACTCTGACGGGTTGCGAGGACCAAGCCAAACTCTTCAAGGATGAG
- the L3MBTL1 gene encoding lethal(3)malignant brain tumor-like protein 1 isoform X1: MDSRAEMEVVRSTKGNAAGEVSVHVVTTESTVQSTHLPATAFIIPANATTINLPASTLEIQRFPREPQRSTGAERTERGAGSEPVTATVIPQISGVQTCNTVRVLEWKDGVATLPGSNLRFRINEYGTLKVVSADKMPPSEAIKEGHAEKDGDSEVAPTSRDNPTPAQDVSEQPKLPTPESMCHCDTCGRRHVSDGAREGRGFCSEHCHQQFIERSVIVENSASSTNTTEILKPVKKRKRKDYQSPSEEEYESEQMEEKQEERKNSVGDSAISNPEADTWNGSQHGASEEKKEGWSWASYLEEQKAVAAPLDLFQDYQVASQHKNGFKVGMKLEGIDPQHPSMYFILTVAEVCGYRMRLHFDGYSECHDFWLNADSPDIHPAGWFEETGHKLQPPKGVLGYKEEEFSWTNYLKITKAQAAPKQLFVIRNTHEAPPGFEVGMKLEAVDRMNPSLICVATVTDVVDNRFLVHFDNWDDTYDYWCDPSSPYIHPVGWCQEHGKPLTPPQDYPDPDNFIWEKYLKETGASAVPAWAFKVRPPHGFLVNMKLEAVDRRTPSFIRVASVEDVEDHRIKIHFDGWSHVYDFWIDADHPDIHPIGWCSKTGHPLQPPLRPKEPASSSHGGCPTLGCKNMPHTKSSKYSFHHRKCPTPGCDGSGHVTGRFTAHYCLSGCPLAEKNQGRLKADLSDTEASARKRNLMGFPQRKKSRHHGRGRPPKYRKIQQEDFQTISSDSMHQSLFMSALSAHPDRSLSLCWEQHCKLLPGVAGITATTVAKWTIDEVFSFVQTLTGCEDQAKLFKDEMIDGEAFLLLTQADIVKIMSVKLGPALKIYNAILMFKNADDTLK, translated from the exons AtggacagcagagcagagatggAGGTTGTGAGAAGCACAAAGGGGAATGCTGCTGGGGAGGTCAGTGTCCATGTGGTCACCACTGAGAGCACTGTGCAGAGCACTCACCTGCCAGCGACTGCCTTCATCATACCAG cAAATGCCACTACCATCAACCTTCCTGCAAGCACCTTAGAAATCCAGCGATTCCCGAGGGAGCCACAGAGAAGCACAGGGGCTGAGAGGACagagaggggagcagggagtGAACCTGTCACAGCTACTGTCATCCCCCAGATCAGCGGGGTGCAGACCTGCAACACAGTCCGTGTGCTGGAGTGGAAGGATGGGGTGGCTACTTTGCCTGGAAGTAACCTGCGG TTTCGAATAAATGAGTATGGGACACTGAAGGTGGTGAGTGCTGATAAGATGCCTCCATCGGAAGCTATAAAGGAGGGCCACGCAGAGAAAGATGGGGACTCAGAGGTGGCACCAACTAGCAGGGACAATCCTACTCCTGCTCAGG ATGTGTCAGAACAGCCCAAGCTGCCAACACCAGAAAGCATGTGCCACTGTGACACATGTGGCCGGAGACATGTGTCAGATGGAGCCCGGGAAGGCAGGGGCTTCTGCAGCGAGCACTGTCACCAGCAGTTCATAGAAAG GTCTGTCATTGTGGAAaactctgccagcagcaccaaCACCACTGAAATCCTCAAGCctgttaagaaaagaaagaggaaggactACCAGAGCCCTTCAGAGGAAGAATATGAATCTGAGCAAATG gaggaaaagcaggaagagaggaagaactCTGTGGGAGACTCTGCCATCAGTAATCCGGAGGCTGACACATGGAATGGGAGCCAGCACG GTGCCAGcgaggagaagaaagaaggctGGTCTTGGGCGTCGTACCTGGAGGAGCAGAAAGCTGTCGCTGCCCCTTTAGATCTCTTCCAGGAT tACCAAGTAGCTTCCCAGCACAAGAATGGCTTTAAAGTGGGGATGAAGCTGGAGGGAATCGACCCACAACACCCATCCATGTACTTTATCCTGACAGTGGCTGAG GTGTGTGGTTACCGGATGCGCCTCCACTTTGATGGCTACTCTGAGTGTCATGATTTCTGGCTGAACGCTGACTCCCCTGACATCCACCCTGCGGGCTGGTTTGAGGAGACAGGACATAAACTCCAGCCTCCAAAAG GGGTTTTAGGTTATAAGGAGGAAGAATTCAGCTGGACAAACTACCTGAAGATAACAAAGGCTCAAGCAGCTCCTAAGCAACTCTTCGTGATCCGAAATACT caCGAGGCTCCTCCAGGCTTTGAGGTGGGCATGAAGCTTGAGGCTGTGGACCGCATGAACCCTTCCCTGATCTGTGTTGCCACAGTGACTGACGTGGTGGACAATCGCTTTTTGGTGCACTTTGACAACTGGGATGATACTTACGACTACTG GTGTGACCCCAGCAGTCCATACATCCACCCGGTCGGATGGTGTCAGGAGCATGGCAAACCCCTCACACCTCCTCAAG ATTATCCTGACCCTGACAACTTCATCTGGGAAAAGTACTTAAAAGAAACTGGAGCATCTGCTGTTCCAGCTTGGGCCTTTAAAGTG CGCCCACCCCATGGCTTCCTGGTCAACATGAAGCTGGAGGCAGTGGACAGAAGAACTCCTTCCTTCATCCGAGTGGCTAGTGTGGAGGATGTGGAAGATCATAGGATAAAG ATCCATTTTGACGGCTGGAGCCATGTGTATGATTTCTGGATTGATGCAGATCATCCGGACATCCACCCCATAGGCTGGTGCTCAAAAACTGGGCACCCACTGCAGCCTCCTCTTA GGCCAAAGGAAccagcctcctcttcccatGGGGGCTGCCCAACCCTGGGCTGCAAGAACATGCCTCACACCAAGAGCTCCAAATACAGCTTTCACCACAG GAAGTGCCCCACACCAGGCTGTGATGGGTCAGGACATGTGACTGGGAGATTCACAGCCCACTACTGCCTCTCAGGGTGCCCGCTGGCAGAGAAGAACCAGGGCAGACTCAAGGCAGACTTGTCCGACACTGAGGCCTCAGCTCGCAAGAGGAACCTGATGGGCTTCCCTCAGCGGAAGAAATCCAGGCACCACGGGAG AGGGCGACCTCCAAAGTACCGGAAGATCCAGCAGGAAGACTTCCAAA CTATTTCTTCAGACAGTATGCACCAGTCGCTCTTCATGTCTGCCCTGTCTGCCCATCCTGACCGCTCTCTGTCACTCTGCTGGGAACAGCATTGCAAACTCCTGCCAGGGGTGGCTGGCATCACAGCAACCACAGTGGCCAAGTGGACCATCGATGAG GTTTTTAGCTTTGTTCAGACTCTGACGGGTTGCGAGGACCAAGCCAAACTCTTCAAGGATGAG